In Haliscomenobacter hydrossis DSM 1100, the DNA window GGGTGGTTTCGGTAGGGATCTATTTACGTAGTAGTTTTCCACTTCCTCGAATGTTGCCTTGGTAATCCTTAATCGAATAAAAGTAAATTCCAGCAGGAAGTAGTCCTGGCTCTATTCTTATGGACGAGCTACTGGTGAGGGTCTTCCTATATACAAGCTGCCCTTGAACGTTATACAACTGAAACATGCCCTTAATCAACACTGAGTTTTCGTCTATGTGTAGCAAAATTTCTTCTGAAAAAGGATTGGGGAGGAGTTGGTACGGGTGCGGCTCTAATTTGATGTACAATTAGGCTCTAATTTGATCGTAAAAGGCCCAGAACTGTTCCCAGCGCCCCCTTGTACAGACGAGTTCTCTAATCAACAGCATATCTTGTACTTTATGGAGATGCCATCGCATACCTGAACCGCTCAAGCGTTGTTTGGCCAGGACTTTGCAGGCTGCCTCAGTAACTCCTGATCCAATCGGGAAGCCGTTTTTGAGGAATCGGCAGTAGTCCATTCGTTTAAGGTTGTTACTCAAGTAGGTGAGGTTGTCCAATAATACCTGCGGCGGATGCTCACCATATTCTTTTTGTTTGGCTTGGAGCTCTCTGAATAAAAAAACCGCAGCTTTAGGTCGGTGTTTCAAGTCATGACAGGCTTCATCCAGCCACTTCTTACGTCGTTCCTCGTTTGGTTCCATCGCCACACTCACCTCGCTGAGGTGCTCAGTGGCATGGTAAAAATCCAGAACCTGCTCAGTTGTGCATCCATTGAGGTAAGTCCAGTTATTGGCTGCTCCATCGGCCAAGCCAACATACTTGGCTGAAGGGAATAAGGCTTTAATTTCCTCTACCTCTTTGTTCATGACCCGATCAAAGCCTTCTTTACCCTTTTCGGGGGCACACGCTTTATAAATGGTATGAAGGCGATCTCCAGTTTTGTTGTACAAACTAATCGTGCCGCACATCGTTTCTCGATACCCCTGACCAATAATCGGTGTCGTCGTCCCATCTCGGCTGATCGCCACACACTTTACTACCTCTTTTAGCTCAGGTAAATCATATGACCACTCCATCTCTTTGTCCCAGGCGATCAGACCTACCTCACTCCCTATTTTTTGTACCAATTTCCGACTAATGCTTCGATGATGGTGCATTGCCATGTCCTCGCAGACCCGCGATGCGGCTAATTGAGCGTATTTCCAACTCACCATTTTACTCAGATACGGCGTGCAATTTCCGCCAACTACCCTTGCCCCTACTTCTAATGGAACGTATATTTTTCCTCCCCGACTCCGCTGGTAAACATGGCGACTAATGCTTACTCGACCCCAGGCGGTTTCGTAGTTTTTTTTCCTCACCCCGACTACTCAGCTTTTCGTTGTTTACGATAATGCTTTCTCCTCCCGTATCGAAGCTTTTCAGCGATAGTTCGCTCGCTAGACGACCCGCCTCTGATAACGCCGCCGCTATCTGCTCTTCTTGCTCCAGCATGCTCCCTTCTGGTTTAAAATTGAAGGTGATGCTTATACTCCCGTCTGATTCTATTTTGTATGACTTTTCCATCAGCCTTTTGTTCTTGGATCACAAAATACTATTTTTATTCTTTCTCTACATCAAACTAGAGCCGCACCCGTTGGTACTTTAGTTGATTTTGTAAAAAATGGCTAGATGTAGTCGAGCTCTTTACAAGGTTTTCATACCATCCAAGCTTGTTGAATTGGCGTTCAGCAAAAATCACGTCTAAATCTGCATCATTGTCTAAATCACCTGTAGCCACCAATGCACGAAGGCCTTTACCTTTGTAAATAGTTTGTTTGGTGAAATGTTGCTTGCCGTCGTTTTGGTACCAAATCACTAGATCCCCATAGCTTTCAGTTCCTACTAAAATATCCACGTCGCCATCGTTATCAAGATCTTCAATTTTTAAATCGGAAATCACGGGCTCTCTAAGATCGTTGATAAGTTGTTTTTCGACAAAATTGCCAGTGCCGTCATTTTCAAACAATAAAAATAAATTATAGGCAACAGCTACTATGTCATTGTCTTTATCCTGGTCAATGTCTACTATACGATAGTTAAATGGTAGTCCAGGTAGACCTTTACTGATCATAGTTTGGGAGGTAAATGCACCTGCGCCCTTATTTTTGTACCATATCAAGTATCCAGGATAAATGGCAGCAACAATATCCGGCAATTGATTTCCATCTAAATCAGCCACTTGTATGCCATTTAAATTGGATAGAACGTTTTTAAAATCATCAATCTGTTGAGGGGGCAAAAACTCGCCTTTTCCATTGTTTTGGTACCAAGCCAAGACTTGCCTTGATCTAAGTCCTGTTACAATATCGTTGTCTCCATCGTTGTCCAAATCCGTTATCACTATGTATTCCGATAAGTATTCATTGGGGTTTTTATAAATGATCAGCTCATTCGAAAAGATGCCGTTACCAAAGTTTTTATACCAGGATAAGCGAGAATCAGGGAGTTGATAATAGGTAAACAAATCCTTAATGTTGTCGCCATCCAGATCAACAGGTATGGCCAGTTTCACACCCAGTTGAGCGCTTGATATGATTTTTTGCTCAGAAAATTCATGCCTACCTAAATTTTTATACCAAGTCAATTTTCCATCAAATGCAGAAGTCGCAATAATATCATTTTGGCGATCACCATCTATGTCTTCAGCAGAAATTGAGGTTATCCACCCATGTGCTGCAACTTTCAGGGTGCGAACACTATAGGCATTAGCCCCATTATTGAATCCCAGCAAGATGCCATCAAATCCTGATATACCATAGAGTATGTCCAAGTTTTGATCTTTATTAAAATCCGCAAGGTCAAATCTTACGATGTTTGAAGGAGCTGTTATTAGTACGTTTGTAGACAAAAAAGTCCCATCGCCCTCATTTTTCAGCCAAACGATATCACTCCGAAAATCAAACTCACTTACCGAATTTTTGTTGACAACCATCAATATATCAACATCGTTATCTTTATCTATGTCTGCATACTTTATCAATTTTACACTTTCACCACCACGGATTGTAAGTGACTGAGTGAAATTTTGAAGCTTGCCACTACCCGCATTCATTTGTATGAGCAAATTTCCTGGGGTAGTATAAACTAGATCAAGGAGACCATCTTTGTTCAAATCCATCAGACCTGAAAAACTAACGAAATTTAGGCTTTCCCTCAGTGATGGCCGTTGCAATGTAAACACCCCTGAACCGTTATTCGGTAAAAAAGCAATCTCCCAATTGACTTGATTATAAAAATGCACCAAAATATCCAGATCTTTATCCTGATCAAAATCCTCAAGTCCTACCATTTTGACATCCGAGGCAACAATCACGCTGTAAACAGAATGAATGAGCCCATTACCACCATTTTTATACACAAGTATTTGATCGAGGTTAGAAGCTAGTGCTACTACATCAATGTCTTGATCCCCATCAACATCTCCAAGGAAAAGTTTCTCCAGGCTAATGTTGAAATTTATAAAAAACTCAGGGTCAGAAAATGTACCATTACCCCTGTTTTTAATGAACATGAAGTGCTTGGCATTGTTCGCCACAGTTGGAGAGGAAGCTGCCCCTAAAAAATCTATATCACCATCTTTATCAAAATCAACCCATTGTCCATCAACAATACCAATAAATTTTGAACTCAGGATAATCGTATCAGAAAAATTGTTCTTCCCATCGTTCTTAAGCCAGAATAAAGCATCATTAAAATTTGTCGTCCCTACAATATCGAGATTGCCATCCCCATTTAAATCCAATGACTGTAAGGACTGCAAGCCGCAGATTTCACATTGTGTCAATATTTTTTCTTCTCCAAACTGAGCATATAATCTAAGATTAACGCTCAGTATCAAGATGGCCAAAACGAATAGTCTATTAGTTTTTTGCATCATTTCTTCGTTTAAATCAAGGTATATCCCTAACTAAACGACAATGAGAGTAGAATGTTATTTCATTTAAGGCTCATCCCCTTAAACACCTCCAGCGCCGCCGGATTCCGCATCGCATCTTTATTCACCGAAGTCTCAATCGACTTTCCCATCAACAACTTTTTCACCGGCAATTCCATCTTTTTCCCACTCAAAGTATACGGAATTTCTGGCACCGCAATCACCCGATCCGGCACATGACGCGGTGAAAAGTCGGTTCGCAAGGTGTTTGCAATCTTTTTTTGCAGCGCCTCATCCAAAACCACACCCTCGGCCAGCACCACAAACAGCGGCATCACCGAAGTGCCATCTTCCTGCTCAATGTTCACAATCAAACTATCGCGGATTTCGGGTAATTTTTCCACTGAGCGGTAAATTTCGCTGGTGCCAATGCGGATGCCCTGCCGATTGAGGGTAGCATCGGAGCGACCCAGGATAATCAGGCTTTGATGCGGCGTAATTTGCAGCCAGTCGCCGTGTCGCCATACGCCGGGGTAGGTATCGAAGTAGCTGGCGCTGTATTTGCTGAAGTCGGGATCGTTCCAAAATTTGATGGGCATGCAGGGCATGGGCTGGGTGATCACCATTTCGCCAACGGCATCCGTCAAAGGTTGGCCCGCTTCGTCCCAGGATTCCATGGCGCAGCCGAGGGTACGGCACTGGATCTCGCCTTCGTATACGGGCCAAAGCGGGTTGCCACCCACAAAAGCCGTACACACATCGGTGCCTCCGCTGATGGAACAGAGCCAGAGATCCGATTTTACTTTTTCGTACACCCAGGCAAAACCTTCGTGTGGCAGTGGCGAACCCGTTACGCCCAAAGAACGTAGGCTGTTGAGGCCAAAACTGGCGGGATCAATCCCCGCTTTCATACACGATAATATATAGGCGGCGCTGGTGCCAAAATGATTCAACTTGAGCTCGGCGGCCATTTTCCACAACACGTTCATGTCCGGGTAGCCGGGGCTGCCGTCGTACAGCACGATGGTGGCACGGGCGAGCAGGGCGGCTTGAACAAAATTCCACATCATCCAACCCGTTGTGGTGTACCAGAAGAAGCGCTCGCCAGGCTGTACATCGTTGTGAAAATGGATGTATTTCAGGTGTTCCAATAACATGCCACCGTGGCTGTGGGTGATGGCTTTGGGCAATCCGGTGGTGCCGGAGGAGTACAATACCCAAATGGGATGGTCAAAAGGCACCTGGGTAAACATCAATGCTGCATTTTGGTTTTGCATGATCTCCGGCCAGGAACTGCTTTGGGGCAAATCCAGCGCGAATTCCTCCAAATACGGGATCAGCACCGTATTCAACAAAGAAGGCAGGTTGGCCTGTAAGTTCCGCACATCGTCCCGACGGTCAAACCGTTTGCCGCCGTAAGGATAGGCGTTCACAGCGATCAGTACTTTGGGTTCTATCTGCACAAAACGCTCCAGCACACTGCTGGCACCAAAATCGGGCGAACAACAGGACCATACTGCACCCAACGACAATGTGGCCAAAAGCGCCACCGTGGCCTGGGGGATATTCGGTAAATAACCTACGATCCGATCACCTGGCTGTACGCCCAGACTTAACAAATGCGCACGCAGGGACGCAACCTGGCCGCGCAGCTCGACCCAGGAAATTTCTTGTACGGGCAAATGTTCGGCTTGAAAAAGAATGGCGGGGAAACGATCATCGGCACGCTGGAAAATGGCTTCGGCATAGTTGAGCATAGCGCCTTCAAACCAACGGGTGTGGGGCATTTCGCCCTGCATGACCTCTGAGTACGTCCAGGGCAGATCAAAGTAGTCCACCAGCGAAGCCCAAAAATCGGCGGGCTGGGTAGTTGACCATTCCCAGGCTTTTTGGTAATCGGCGGCAATCCCGTAGCCAGATTTTTGCTCCAACCACTGGAGGTAATGCGAAAGGTGGGTTTGTGCAACCCATTCGGGAGCCGGAGTCCAGAGGAGGCGGTTGTTCATACAGTGGCATTTTATGTCCTCAAACAAAAAATGTTAAAAACAGAAGGGCAACCCTGATCGAAACCCGAGTTGCCCTTTTGATTCAAGCAATAATATTAACGTAGAATAATCCGCTCAATTAGTTAACAGAGTCAGAAAGTTCCTTGCCAGGCTTGAATTTTACCACTTTTTTGGCGTCAATTGTGATTGTTTGACCAGTTTGTGGGTTGCGGCCAGAGCGAGCGTCACGTTTAGATACGGAGAAAGTACCGAAGCCAATCAGTGTAACTTTTCCATCTCCTTTCAATTCAGCGGCAATGCTGTCCAAAACGGCGTTAAGCGCGTCAGTTGCTTGGGCTTTGGTGATCTTCGCGCCTTCAGCAATTTTGTTAATCAGATCTCCTTTATTCATCTCAAAGGGTTTTGATTAAAAAATAATTGGTGTCAAATTTAGGGGGTCTCAATTGTAAAACCAAGCTTTTTTTTGGTTAAAAACTTGAAAAACCTAGATTTTACAAGGGCTTTCGTGCGTTATACTGTCATTAACGCAAAAATCTGGACTTATGATGTCAAAATCTGGAAAATCTTTCGCGCTCAAATCCAATACTGCGCTTCTCCTGTTGTGTTTGTTTTGCCTCTTGGGGACGGGCAGCAGCTTCAGTTGTAGCCGAAAATCGGGTTGCCCCGCCGTCGATACCATTAGCTCTCGTTTGTCTGGAGGTAAAGATATGCCCAAAGCCAAACGCGCTAAGGGAGGATTATTTCCTAAAAACTTTGGCAAATAACCCCCCGGGCAAAGCCAAATGTCTTGAGCAAATGACCTGTTTTTTTGACCACAAGGAGTCCAAGTCACCAAGCACGACATTTTCCTTGGTGACTTCTTGTCTTTGTGGCCAAAAAAAAGATTAAACTAAGCCTAAATCGATTGACACAGTTCCAACAAAACACCGTTGGCCGACTTGGGGTGGATGAAACAAACCAGCTTATTGTCTGCACCTTTTTTGGGTTCTGTATTGAGCAATTGGAAACCTTCTGTCCGCAGGCGTTCCATTTCCGCGTGAATGTCATCAACCTCAAAGGCAATATGGTGCAAACCTTCCGGCTTTTTTTCCAAAAATTTGGCGATGGCGCTGTCGGGATGGGTTGCTTCCAGCAATTCGATTTTCGCTTCACCGGTTTGGAAAAACGAGGTTTTGACAAATTCGGAAGCCACTTCTTCTTCTTTATAAGGTTGCTCTCCCAATAGTTTTTCGAAGAGTTCATTGCTGGCGGCCAGGTCTTTTACGGCGATGCCAATGTGTTCAAGGCGAAGAATCATGATCAATAAGTTGAAAAGTTGAAGGGTTTAAAGTTGAAAAGTTTGGGCAATGTAGTGCACTGCCTTAAACTTTTCAACTTTAAACCCTTCAACTTTTCAACTCAAAAAAATGCGCTTACCTTTGCAGCAAATTTTTAACATTGCTCAAAAAAACGGCACCCGGAAGAAATGAATACTTCCGGAGCGGCGTTTTTGTTTTCATTTCAACACCTGCGTGCAATTTAACAGACAATGGTTGAAGTAAAAATACTATCGGGAGCCAACTCCAGTTATTTGGCGGAAAAAATAGCTGATTATTACGGGAATCCGCTTGGTGACGTCAAAATCCATCGCTTCAGCGATGGTGAAATGCAACCGGTGATCAATGAATCGGTACGGGGTGCCTACGTTTTTTTCATCCAATCCACTTTTCCTCCTGCTGAAAACCTGATGGAACTGCTGCTTTTGATCGATGCGGCCAAGCGGGCTTCAGCAGGTTACATCACTGCGGTGATTCCCTACTTTGGCTACGCCCGCCAGGATCGCAAAGACCAACCACGGGTGCCCATTTCCGCAAAATTGATCGCCAATCTGCTGGAGGCCGCTGGTGCCAACCGCATCATGACCATGGACTTCCACGCCGATCAAATCCAGGGTTTTTTCGATATCCCGGTGGATCACCTCAAAAGTGAAGCCATATATATACCCTACCTGCACGAACAAGGACTGGACAATGTCATTTTTGCCTCGCCTGACGTCGGTGGGGTAAAAAGAACCCGGGCCTATTCCAAACATTTCCATACCGACCTGGTCATTTGTGACAAATACCGGGAAAAAGCCAATGAAGTAGCGGGAATGACGGTGATCGGAAATGTGGAAGGTCGGGATGTAGTGCTTGTTGACGACATGGTGGACACCGCTGGTACCCTCTGCCGCGCGGCTGAAATCATCATGAAAAAAGGGGCAACCAGTGTACGCGCCATTTGTACGCACCCTATTTTGTCGGGCAAAGCGTACGAAAACATTGAAAATTCAGCGCTGACTGAATTGATTGTGAGCGATACCATTCCTTTGAAACAATCGTCGCCAAAGATTAAGGTGCTGTCTACGGCCAAACTTTTTGCACGGGCCATTCGGAATACGCATGAGCATCGGTCGATATCGGCGTTGTTTGTGGAATAACACCCGTAGGGGCAACCCTTTGTGGTTGCCCTAGACACGCGATCCCCACGAATAAATTCGTGGGTTATATCGAGTTATTCCCCGCCCACGAATAAATTCGTGGGTTGGTATGCGAAAAATTGACAAACTTTTTATCTTTGCGTTCCCTAAGCGCAGGCTTAGGTTATAACGTATTATTAACCATACATTTGTCTCAAATCATGGAAACAATCGCTATCACGGGTCAGTCCAGAACTGGCTTAGGCAAAAAACCTTCCAAAGATTTGCGGAACGATGGCCGAATCCCGTGTGTATTGTACGGAGGGCAGGACGTAGTTCATTTTTCAGTTACACTGAACGACGTTAAGAACCTCATCTATACACCAGATTTCCGCGTTGCAAATCTGACTGTTGACGGTGCAACCTACCGTTGCATTGTGAAAGATTACCAGCTTCACCCACTGACCAGCCAGTTGACCCACATCGACTTTCTGAGTTTGGTAGAAGGCCAAAAGGTAAAATTGGAAGTACCCGTTCGTACCAAAGGGGTTTCACCTGGGGTTAAACTGGGGGGTAAATTGCAGATCAAACTGCGTCGGGCAAAAGTCAAAACCTTACCAGAACAAATGGTTACCGAGCTTTACATCGACATCACTTCGATGGACCTGGGTCATTCTCTACGGGTACGTGACATCATTGTTCCTGAAGGAATCGAGTTGCTGAATGCACCAAGTATTCCAGTGGTTACCATCGAAATTCCACGTGCATTGCGTTCTGCTGCTGCTGCTGAAGCAAAAGAAACAGGCAAGAAGAAAAAATAATTGCATTGGAGTAGTTCTACTTCCCATGCAAGGGTTGTTTGGTGCCAATGGCATTAAACAACCCTTTTTTGTATTTTTGGAGAACGAAAAAGGCAATTGAACGTTTAAAAAAAGTGGTATAGTTATCCTAGGAAAAAATGGTATATGGCTGTTGCAATCAAAATGAAACTTAACGAAAAGCTCTTTTTGCGCGATCCACAGGAAACCAAACTTGGGCGCAAGATCATTCAATACAGTATTTTGATGATCGATGAAAAAGGCTTTGAAGACTTCACCTTTAAAAAACTGGCTGATCGTATTGAATCAACCGAAGCTTCCGTTTACCGGTATTTCGAAAATAAACACCGCTTGCTGCTTTTCCTATTGAGCTGGTATTGGGAATGGA includes these proteins:
- a CDS encoding ISKra4-like element ISHhy1 family transposase (programmed frameshift), giving the protein MEKSYKIESDGSISITFNFKPEGSMLEQEEQIAAALSEAGRLASELSLKSFDTGGESIIVNNEKLSSRGEEKKNYETAWGRVSISRHVYQRSRGGKIYVPLEVGARVVGGNCTPYLSKMVSWKYAQLAASRVCEDMAMHHHRSISRKLVQKIGSEVGLIAWDKEMEWSYDLPELKEVVKCVAISRDGTTTPIIGQGYRETMCGTISLYNKTGDRLHTIYKACAPEKGKEGFDRVMNKEVEEIKALFPSAKYVGLADGAANNWTYLNGCTTEQVLDFYHATEHLSEVSVAMEPNEERRKKWLDEACHDLKHRPKAAVFLFRELQAKQKEYGEHPPQVLLDNLTYLSNNLKRMDYCRFLKNGFPIGSGVTEAACKVLAKQRLSGSGMRWHLHKVQDMLLIRELVCTRGRWEQFWAFYDQIRA
- a CDS encoding 50S ribosomal protein L25 → METIAITGQSRTGLGKKPSKDLRNDGRIPCVLYGGQDVVHFSVTLNDVKNLIYTPDFRVANLTVDGATYRCIVKDYQLHPLTSQLTHIDFLSLVEGQKVKLEVPVRTKGVSPGVKLGGKLQIKLRRAKVKTLPEQMVTELYIDITSMDLGHSLRVRDIIVPEGIELLNAPSIPVVTIEIPRALRSAAAAEAKETGKKKK
- a CDS encoding ribose-phosphate pyrophosphokinase, coding for MVEVKILSGANSSYLAEKIADYYGNPLGDVKIHRFSDGEMQPVINESVRGAYVFFIQSTFPPAENLMELLLLIDAAKRASAGYITAVIPYFGYARQDRKDQPRVPISAKLIANLLEAAGANRIMTMDFHADQIQGFFDIPVDHLKSEAIYIPYLHEQGLDNVIFASPDVGGVKRTRAYSKHFHTDLVICDKYREKANEVAGMTVIGNVEGRDVVLVDDMVDTAGTLCRAAEIIMKKGATSVRAICTHPILSGKAYENIENSALTELIVSDTIPLKQSSPKIKVLSTAKLFARAIRNTHEHRSISALFVE
- a CDS encoding T9SS type A sorting domain-containing protein codes for the protein MYIKLEPHPYQLLPNPFSEEILLHIDENSVLIKGMFQLYNVQGQLVYRKTLTSSSSIRIEPGLLPAGIYFYSIKDYQGNIRGSGKLLRK
- a CDS encoding HU family DNA-binding protein, giving the protein MNKGDLINKIAEGAKITKAQATDALNAVLDSIAAELKGDGKVTLIGFGTFSVSKRDARSGRNPQTGQTITIDAKKVVKFKPGKELSDSVN
- a CDS encoding FG-GAP repeat domain-containing protein, which gives rise to MMQKTNRLFVLAILILSVNLRLYAQFGEEKILTQCEICGLQSLQSLDLNGDGNLDIVGTTNFNDALFWLKNDGKNNFSDTIILSSKFIGIVDGQWVDFDKDGDIDFLGAASSPTVANNAKHFMFIKNRGNGTFSDPEFFINFNISLEKLFLGDVDGDQDIDVVALASNLDQILVYKNGGNGLIHSVYSVIVASDVKMVGLEDFDQDKDLDILVHFYNQVNWEIAFLPNNGSGVFTLQRPSLRESLNFVSFSGLMDLNKDGLLDLVYTTPGNLLIQMNAGSGKLQNFTQSLTIRGGESVKLIKYADIDKDNDVDILMVVNKNSVSEFDFRSDIVWLKNEGDGTFLSTNVLITAPSNIVRFDLADFNKDQNLDILYGISGFDGILLGFNNGANAYSVRTLKVAAHGWITSISAEDIDGDRQNDIIATSAFDGKLTWYKNLGRHEFSEQKIISSAQLGVKLAIPVDLDGDNIKDLFTYYQLPDSRLSWYKNFGNGIFSNELIIYKNPNEYLSEYIVITDLDNDGDNDIVTGLRSRQVLAWYQNNGKGEFLPPQQIDDFKNVLSNLNGIQVADLDGNQLPDIVAAIYPGYLIWYKNKGAGAFTSQTMISKGLPGLPFNYRIVDIDQDKDNDIVAVAYNLFLLFENDGTGNFVEKQLINDLREPVISDLKIEDLDNDGDVDILVGTESYGDLVIWYQNDGKQHFTKQTIYKGKGLRALVATGDLDNDADLDVIFAERQFNKLGWYENLVKSSTTSSHFLQNQLKYQRVRL
- a CDS encoding acetoacetate--CoA ligase, which codes for MNNRLLWTPAPEWVAQTHLSHYLQWLEQKSGYGIAADYQKAWEWSTTQPADFWASLVDYFDLPWTYSEVMQGEMPHTRWFEGAMLNYAEAIFQRADDRFPAILFQAEHLPVQEISWVELRGQVASLRAHLLSLGVQPGDRIVGYLPNIPQATVALLATLSLGAVWSCCSPDFGASSVLERFVQIEPKVLIAVNAYPYGGKRFDRRDDVRNLQANLPSLLNTVLIPYLEEFALDLPQSSSWPEIMQNQNAALMFTQVPFDHPIWVLYSSGTTGLPKAITHSHGGMLLEHLKYIHFHNDVQPGERFFWYTTTGWMMWNFVQAALLARATIVLYDGSPGYPDMNVLWKMAAELKLNHFGTSAAYILSCMKAGIDPASFGLNSLRSLGVTGSPLPHEGFAWVYEKVKSDLWLCSISGGTDVCTAFVGGNPLWPVYEGEIQCRTLGCAMESWDEAGQPLTDAVGEMVITQPMPCMPIKFWNDPDFSKYSASYFDTYPGVWRHGDWLQITPHQSLIILGRSDATLNRQGIRIGTSEIYRSVEKLPEIRDSLIVNIEQEDGTSVMPLFVVLAEGVVLDEALQKKIANTLRTDFSPRHVPDRVIAVPEIPYTLSGKKMELPVKKLLMGKSIETSVNKDAMRNPAALEVFKGMSLK
- the mce gene encoding methylmalonyl-CoA epimerase; translated protein: MILRLEHIGIAVKDLAASNELFEKLLGEQPYKEEEVASEFVKTSFFQTGEAKIELLEATHPDSAIAKFLEKKPEGLHHIAFEVDDIHAEMERLRTEGFQLLNTEPKKGADNKLVCFIHPKSANGVLLELCQSI